A single window of Sphaerodactylus townsendi isolate TG3544 linkage group LG05, MPM_Stown_v2.3, whole genome shotgun sequence DNA harbors:
- the ZGPAT gene encoding zinc finger CCCH-type with G patch domain-containing protein, translating to SRSLFLDGKCRFKENCRFSHGQVVSVEELRPFEDPDLSGLAVDSACLARHQDGIWYAARITDIDSGYYTVKFDSLLLKEAVVEADGVLPPLRSEEVSSSSESDDDEVDDAGYARVIESGAPGNEEGPSACSSTLGSWEAHTRGIGSKLMAFWDGITRGFLRKGLGKNAEGRVEPVLAVVLPKGKSLDQCAEILQKKRDGKLDPAKPRRRRAKGSGGARPTARSPKPPRRNVFDFLNEKLQGRGTGEQRDGAAPLKRDSKEIYHASKSTKRALNVHLLQTVEKIDQTQKEIWGIQEALARNVGRHSIATAQLEEKLAGARKKLSELRAQEANLQREQKKADTHKKMTEF from the exons AGCCGCTCCCTTTTCCTGGATGGGAAATGCCGCTTCAAAGAGAATTGCCGG TTTTCCCACGGGCAGGTCGTCTCCGTGGAGGAGCTGCGTCCCTTCGAGGACCCAGACCTCAGCGGCCTGGCTGTAGACTCGGCTTGCCTGGCGAGGCATCAGGATGGGATCTGGTATGCTGCTCGCATCACCG ACATCGATAGCGGTTACTACACCGTGAAATTTGATTCGCTGCTGCTGAAGGAAGCCGTCGTGGAGGCGGATGGTGTCCTGCCTCCGCTGCGTAGCGAGGAAGTCTCTTCGTCCTCGGAGTCGGACGACGATGAAGTAGATGATGCAGGATACGCCAGAG TCATTGAGTCTGGTGCCCCCGGAAACGAAGAAGGgccctctgcttgcagttccACTTTGGGCAGCTGGGAGGCGCACACTCGTGGCATTGGCTCCAAACTCATGGCTTTCTGGGATGGAATTACGAGAGGCTTCCTGAGGAAAG GTTTAGGGAAGAACGCAGAGGGCCGAGTGGAGCCCGTCTTGGCCGTGGTGCTGCCGAAAGGCAAATCCTTGGACCAGTGTGCCGAGATCCTCCAGAAGAAGAGGGACGGGAAGCTGGATCCGGCCAAGCCCAGGAGACGGCGGGCGAAAGGGAGCGGCGGCGCCCGGCCCACCGCGCGGAGCCCCAAGCCCCCCAGGCGGAACGTGTTCGACTTTCTGAACGAAAAGCTCCAGGGCCGGGGCACCGGCGAGCAGCGAGACGGGGCGGCGCCGCTCAAAAGGGACAGCAAAGAGATCTACCATGCCAGCAAGAGCACCAAGAGGGCGCTGAACGTCCACCTGCTCCAGACAGTGGAAAAGATTGACCAAACGCAGAAGGAGATCTGGGGAATCCAGGAGGCCCTGGCCCGCAACGTCGGACG GCACAGCATCGCCACGGCACAGCTGGAAGAGAAGTTGGCCGGTGCTCGCAAAAAGCTGTCAGAGCTGCGGGCTCAGGAGGCGAACCTGCAGCGGGAGCAGAAGAAAGCCGACACGCACAAGAAAATGACTGAGTTCTAA
- the LOC125433219 gene encoding zinc finger CCCH-type with G patch domain-containing protein-like isoform X2: protein MDEESLEAAVQNYNAQLQQVELALGAGLDPSQESDLIQLQSDLKQLIELTESSLVSVKKSKLLAALDQGVSSAAPSAHGNHEGGKPNADDEYAAFQGAIRDEASPKPGSEADDEEEELEEEEEEEASSGMKVKAPYYSSWGTLEYHNAMIVGSESLEDGSAGVRVLYLYPTHKSLKPCPFFLDGKCRFKENCR from the exons atgGACGAGGAGAGTTTGGAAGCCGCCGTGCAGAATTATAATGCCCAGTTGCAGCAAGTGGAGCTTGCTCTGGGAGCTGGGCTAGACCCCTCGCAAGAGTCCGACCTGATCCAACTGCAGTCGGATTTGAAGCAGCTGATCGAACTCACCGAGTCTAGCCTGGTCTCTGTGAAAAAGAGCAAGCTCTTGGCCGCTTTGGATCAGGGCGTATCCTCCGCTGCTCCGTCTGCTCATGGAAACCACGAGGGTGGCAAACCAAACGCCGACGACGAATACGCCGCTTTTCAAGGAGC CATTCGGGATGAGGCCTCCCCAAAGCCAGGCTCTGAGGCAGACGACGAGGAAGAGGaactggaggaggaagaggaggaggaggcatccAGTGGGATGAAAGTGAAAGCCCCTTACTATAGTTCTTGGGGCACCCTGGAGTACCACAACGCCATGATTGTGGGCAGCGAGAGCTTGGAAGACGGCAGTGCAGGGGTGCGAGTGCTCTACCTCTACCCTACGCACAAGTCCCTGAAGCCGTGCCCCTTTTTCCTGGATGGGAAATGCCGTTTCAAAGAGAATTGCCGGTAA
- the LOC125433219 gene encoding zinc finger CCCH-type with G patch domain-containing protein-like isoform X1 — MDEESLEAAVQNYNAQLQQVELALGAGLDPSQESDLIQLQSDLKQLIELTESSLVSVKKSKLLAALDQGVSSAAPSAHGNHEGGKPNADDEYAAFQGAIAEGGGQACSIRDEASPKPGSEADDEEEELEEEEEEEASSGMKVKAPYYSSWGTLEYHNAMIVGSESLEDGSAGVRVLYLYPTHKSLKPCPFFLDGKCRFKENCR; from the coding sequence atgGACGAGGAGAGTTTGGAAGCCGCCGTGCAGAATTATAATGCCCAGTTGCAGCAAGTGGAGCTTGCTCTGGGAGCTGGGCTAGACCCCTCGCAAGAGTCCGACCTGATCCAACTGCAGTCGGATTTGAAGCAGCTGATCGAACTCACCGAGTCTAGCCTGGTCTCTGTGAAAAAGAGCAAGCTCTTGGCCGCTTTGGATCAGGGCGTATCCTCCGCTGCTCCGTCTGCTCATGGAAACCACGAGGGTGGCAAACCAAACGCCGACGACGAATACGCCGCTTTTCAAGGAGCCATTGCTGAGGGAGGAGGACAGGCTTGTAGCATTCGGGATGAGGCCTCCCCAAAGCCAGGCTCTGAGGCAGACGACGAGGAAGAGGaactggaggaggaagaggaggaggaggcatccAGTGGGATGAAAGTGAAAGCCCCTTACTATAGTTCTTGGGGCACCCTGGAGTACCACAACGCCATGATTGTGGGCAGCGAGAGCTTGGAAGACGGCAGTGCAGGGGTGCGAGTGCTCTACCTCTACCCTACGCACAAGTCCCTGAAGCCGTGCCCCTTTTTCCTGGATGGGAAATGCCGTTTCAAAGAGAATTGCCGGTAA